The uncultured Trichococcus sp. DNA window GAGCTTCGCTTGGAGCAAGGCTTGCTTCCCCTCGCGAAGAACGAAACGCTTAAAGCGGCAGCCGATTTCCGGGCCATCGAAACCCAGACATCGTTTTCGCACACCAGGCCGGACGGAACCGATTTCTACACGATCATCCTGACCGATGCTTACTGGTATCCCTATCAAACTGTCGGAGAAAATCTGGCAATGGCTACGTATTTCAAGGACGAGGAAGGTATGGCCGAATTTTTGTTCGATGGATGGGTGGACAGCGAAGGCCATTACGCCAATATGATTCATCCCGATTTCCGCGAGGTAGGTATCGGTGTCCATTATGACGGAGAATTTCTGTATGCCGTACAACTGTTTGGGAAGCAAAATCAATAATCGGAATCAATGCAAAAAAAAGCAAGCATCAGGAATATCCTGCATGCTTGCTTTTCATTTGCGCGGCAACGTCCTACTCTCACAAAGGGAAACCCTTCACTACAATCGGCGCTAAGAAGCTTAACTTCTGTGTTCGAGATGGGAACAGGTGTGACCTTCTTGCCATCGTCACCGCACATTTTTAATTAGAGAACGTTGTTCTCTCAAAACTGAATCTACAAAAGTAAAGGGAAGCCGAAAACACCGCTTGAGTTTTCTTCTTTTTAAAAATTGGTTAAGTCCTCGACCGATTAGTATTGGTCCGCTCCATACATCGCTGTACTTCCACTCCCAACCTATCTACCTGATCATCTCTCAGGGGTCTTACTCACTTAAAGTGATGGGAAATCTCATCTTGAGGGGGGCTTCACGCTTAGATGCTTTCAGCGTTTATCCCGTCCACACATAGCTACCCAGCGATGCTCTTGGCAGAACAACTGGTACACCAGCGGTGTGTCCATCCCGGTCCTCTCGTACTAAGGACAGCTCCTCTCAAATTTCCAACGCCCGCGACGGATAGGGACCGAACTGTCTCACGACGTTCTGAACCCAGCTCGCGTACCGCTTTAATGGGCGAACAGCCCAACCCTTGGGACCGACTACAGCCCCAGGATGCGATGAGCCGACATCGAGGTGCCAAACCTCCCCGTCGATGTGAACTCTTGGGGGAGATAAGCCTGTTATCCCCAGGGTAGCTTTTATCCGTTGAGCGATGGCCCTTCCATGCGGAACCACCGGATCACTAAGCCCGACTTTCGTCCCTGCTCGACTTGTAGGTCTCGCAGTCAAGCTCCCTTCTGCCTTTACACTCTACGAATGATTTCCAACCATTCTGAGGGAACCTTTGGGCGCCTCCGTTACATTTTTGGAGGCGACCGCCCCAGTCAAACTGCCCGTCTGACACTGTCTCCCTGCTCGCTAAGAGCAGCGGGTTAGAGTGGTCATATCACAAGGGTAGTATCCCACCGTTGCCTCCTCCGAGACTGGCGTCCCGGTATCTTCGGCTCCTACCTATCCTGTACATGTGATACAAACACGCAATATCAAACTGCAGTAAAGCTCCATGGGGTCTTTCCGTCCTGTCGCGGGTAACCAGCATCTTCACTGGTACTATAATTTCACCGAGTCTCTCGTTGAGACAGTGCCCAAATCGTTACGCCTTTCGTGCGGGTCGGAACTTACCCGACAAGGAATTTCGCTACCTTAGGACCGTTATAGTTACGGCCGCCGTTTACTGGGGCTTCAATTCAAAGCTTCGCTTGCGCTAACCTCTCCTCTTAACCTTCCAGCACCGGGCAGGCGTCAGCCCCTATACGTCATCTTTCGATTTTGCAGAGACCTGTGTTTTTGATAAACAGTCGCTTGGGCCTATTCACTGCGGCTGACCTTGCGGTCAGCACCCCTTCTCCCGAAGTTACGGGGTCATTTTGCCGAGTTCCTTAACGAGAGTTCTCTCGCACACCTTAGGATTCTCTCCTCAACTACCTGTGTCGGTTTGCGGTACGGGCAGTTACTTTCTCACTAGAAGCTTTTCTTGGCAGTGTGACATCAGGAACTTCGCTACTAAATTTCGCTCCCCATCACAGCTTGTCCTTGAGAGAAAAAGCATTTCACTCGTTCTCAGACTTGCTGCTTGGACACACATTTCCGATCGTGTGCATTCCTTAGCCTCCTGCGTCCCTCCATCGCTCAAACAAAAGCAACTGGTACAGGAATATCAACCTGTTGTCCATCGCCTACGCCTATCGGCCTCAGCTTAGGTCCCGACTAACCCTGGGAGGACGAGCCTTCCCCAGGAAACCTTAGTTATTCGGTGGACGGGATTCTCACCCGTCTTGCGCTACTCATACCGGCATTCTCACTTCTAAGCGCTCCACCAGTCCTCACGATCTGGCTTCGATGCCCTTAGAACGCTCTCCTACCACGGAACCCGAAGGTTCCATCCACAGCTTCGGTGATCTGTTTAGCCCCGGTAAATTTTCGGCGCAGGGTCACTCGACTAGTGAGCTATTACGCACTCTTTAAATGATGGCTGCTTCTGAGCCAACATCCTAGTTGTCTGTGCAACCCCACATCCTTTTCCACTTAACAGATACTTTGGGACCTTAGCTGGTGGTCTGGGCTGTTTCCCTTTTGACTACGGATCTTATCACTCGCAGTCTGACTCCCGGATCTAAATCAATGGCATTCGGAGTTTATCTGAATTCGGTAACCCGAGAAGGGCCCCTAGTCCAAACAGTGCTCTACCTCCATGATTCGCATATCCGAGGCTAGCCCTAAAGCTATTTCGGAGAGAACCAGCTATCTCCAAGTTCGATTGGAATTTCTCCGCTACCCACACCTCATCCCCGCACTTTTCAACGTGCGTGGGTTCGGTCCTCCAGTGCGTATTACCGCACCTTCAACCTGGACATGGGTAGGTCACTTGGTTTCGGGTCTACGACCTCATACTTATTCGCCCTATTCAGACTCGCTTTCGCTGCGGCTCCGTCTTTTCAACTTAACCTTGCATGAAATCGTAACTCGCCGGTCCATTCTACAAAAGGTACGCCATCACCCATTAACGGGCTTTGACTACTTGTAGGCACACGGTTTCAGGTACTGTTTCACTCCCCTTCCGGGGTGCTTTTCACCTTTCCCTCACGGTACTGGTTCACTATCGGTCACTAGGGAGTATTTAGCCTTGGGAGATGGTCCTCCCGGATTCCGACGGAATTTCTCGTGTTCCGCCGTACTCAGGATACTGGTAGAGCTGATTTGGATTTCGCATACGGGGCTATTACCCTATGTTGCGCAACTTTCCAGTTGGCTTCTGCTATCCATTGCAGTCTCATGTCCCAGTCCTACAACCCCAAAGAGCAAGCTCTTTGGTTTGGGCTTTTCCCGTTTCGCTCGCCGCTACTAAGGGAATCGAATTTTCTTTCTCTTCCTGCAGGTAATGAGATGTTTCAGTTCCCTGCGTGTTCCTCGATACACCTATGTATTCAGTGTAACGTAATATCCTATCAAAGATATTGGGTTGCCCCATTCGGAAATCTCCGGATCAAAGCTTACTTACAGCTCCCCGGAGCATATCGGTGTTAGTCCCGTCCTTCATCGGCTCCTAGTGCCTAGGCATCCACCGTGCGCCCTTATTCACTTAACCTATGGTTAAGCTCGCCATTGCTGGCTTGCTAACTTATTTCGTTAAAAACTCATTTAAGTCAACTTAAAACGCGGTAAAATGTTCAGGTTTCTTACTTTATTTTTGTAGTATTCAGTTTTCAAAGAACAAATTTTTCTTGCTTGAGAGATTGATCTCTCAAAACTGAACAAAGAATGATTGAACCAAGCAAGGATTCCATTATATTCCTTAGAAAGGAGGTGATCCAGCCGCACCTTCCGATACGGCTACCTTGTTACGACTTCACCCCAATCATCTGTCCCACCTTAGGCGGCTGGCTCCATAAAGGTTACCTCACCGACTTCGGGTGTTACAAACTCTCGTGGTGTGACGGGCGGTGTGTACAAGACCCGGGAACGTATTCACCGCGGCGTGCTGATCCGCGATTACTAGCGATTCCGGCTTCATGCAGGCGAGTTGCAGCCTGCAATCCGAACTGAGAATGGCTTTAAGAGATTCGCTTGACCTCGCGGTCTTGCTGCTCGTTGTACCATCCATTGTAGCACGTGTGTAGCCCAGGTCATAAGGGGCATGATGATTTGACGTCATCCCCACCTTCCTCCGGTTTGTCACCGGCAGTCTCATTAGAGTGCCCAACTGAATGCTGGCAACTAACAATAGGGGTTGCGCTCGTTGCGGGACTTAACCCAACATCTCACGACACGAGCTGACGACAACCATGCACCACCTGTCACTTTGTCCCCGAAGGGAAAGTCCTATCTCTAGGATTGTCAAAGGATGTCAAGACCTGGTAAGGTTCTTCGCGTTGCTTCGAATTAAACCACATGCTCCACCGCTTGTGCGGGTCCCCGTCAATTCCTTTGAGTTTCAGCCTTGCGGCCGTACTCCCCAGGCGGAGTGCTTAATGCGTTAGCTGCAGCACTGAAGGGTGGAAACCCTCCAACACTTAGCACTCATCGTTTACGGCGTGGACTACCAGGGTATCTAATCCTGTTTGCTCCCCACGCTTTCGAGCCTCAGCGTCAGTTACAGACCAGAGAGTCGCCTTCGCCACTGGTGTTCCTCCATATATCTACGCATTTCACCGCTACACATGGAATTCCACTCTCCTCTTCTGCACTCAAGTTCCCCAGTTTCCAATGACCTTCCACGGTTGAGCCGTGGGCTTTCACATCAGACTTAAGGAACCGCCTGCGCTCGCTTTACGCCCAATAAATCCGGACAACGCTTGCCACCTACGTATTACCGCGGCTGCTGGCACGTAGTTAGCCGTGGCTTTCTGGCCAGATACCGTCAAGGCCGGAGCAGTTACTCTCCGACTTGTTCTTCTCTGACAACAGAGTTTTACGATCCGAAAACCTTCTTCACTCACGCGGCGTTGCTCCGTCAGACTTTCGTCCATTGCGGAAGATTCCCTACTGCTGCCTCCCGTAGGAGTTTGGGCCGTGTCTCAGTCCCAATGTGGCCGATCACCCTCTCAGGTCGGCTACGTATCATCGTCTTGGTGAGCCATTACCTCACCAACTAACTAATACGCCGCGGGTCCATCCATAAGCGACAGCACAAAGGCCGTCTTTCCTTTCCCAATCATGCGATCAAGAAAACTATGCGGTATTAGCACCCGTTTCCGGATGTTATCCCCCTCTTATGGGCAGGTTACCCACGTGTTACTCACCCGTCCGCCACTATCTTCTCAGTGGAAGCAAGCTTCCATAGAAAAGACCGTTCGACTTGCATGTATTAGGCACGCCGCCAGCGTTCGTCCTGAGCCAGGATCAAACTCTCATGTAATGTGGGCTCTTGTACAGAAACCCTCATGAAAAGCTGAATAGCTCTTAATTTCTTGCTGACTTTATGTTTGCGATACTATGTATCGCCTTCGTTTGCCTCGACCGAAATCGAAGCTCCCTGCACATTTGGTTCGTTCATTCTTTGTTCAGTTTTCAAAGGTCAATCGCGCATCACGTATTACGTGATTGCTTATTCATATTAGCACGGCTTCGTTTATCCGTCAAGTGTTTTTTTGAAATATTTTTCAAAAAATTTATCACCGGTCGCTCGAAGCAGCAACTTTTATATCTTATCACCAACACAATTGCATGTCAACAATTATTTTCAATTGTTTTATTTGCTCTCGTGGACAACTTCTAAATACTACCACTGGGCACCTCCTATTGTCAACTCTTTTAAACAGGTAAAAGTACGGATCATCGAATAAATGATCCATTTAATCTATTACTTCATTAGAGTACAAATCAAAAAACACAAATAAAAAAGCGGATATCCGGTTTTCATCCGAATATCCGCTTGCATTTTATTAATTATTTGCTGATTCTTTCATAGACTTCGACGATTTCTTTCGCCAAGTCTTTGAATGCGATGGACGTCATCAAATGATCTTGTCCATGGACCATCAACAACGACAGCTCCACTGCATCTCCTGATGCTTCTTGTGTCAACAGGCCGGTCTGCGCATGGTGAGCTTCCACCAATGCTTTTTCCGATTCGCTGATTTTTTCGTTCGCTAATGCAAAGTCTCCTGCTTTTGCGGCTTCGATCGCTTCAATCGCATTCCCTTTTGCATCGCCCCCATGCATGATCAATTGCATGATGACCTCTAGGTTTTTTGGTTCTGCCATGTTGTAAACTCCTTCAGTGTTGTTTGTTTATTCGCCCATTAAAGTTAAAGCTGTTTTCAATACTTTTTCGCCGTTCATCATGCCGTAGTCCTGCATGTTGATGACATCCATTTTTGTGTCCGTACCGGCAACTTTATCTTCGAATTGTTTTTTCATGTATTTGACTTGCGGTCCCAGCATCAGGACATCGATTTTTTTCTTAGCCAAGTGCGCATCGGCTTCTGAAGCGGATACCGCG harbors:
- a CDS encoding CAP domain-containing protein gives rise to the protein MRIIRGLLFTGIAALLVGYGINRNTLNEKFPFLEQVVQTDVAEKIQVLTSPEGVDLLIAPFTRPDEIDYTLVEDKIMVFLNELRLEQGLLPLAKNETLKAAADFRAIETQTSFSHTRPDGTDFYTIILTDAYWYPYQTVGENLAMATYFKDEEGMAEFLFDGWVDSEGHYANMIHPDFREVGIGVHYDGEFLYAVQLFGKQNQ
- a CDS encoding PTS lactose/cellobiose transporter subunit IIA gives rise to the protein MAEPKNLEVIMQLIMHGGDAKGNAIEAIEAAKAGDFALANEKISESEKALVEAHHAQTGLLTQEASGDAVELSLLMVHGQDHLMTSIAFKDLAKEIVEVYERISK
- a CDS encoding PTS sugar transporter subunit IIB; translation: MADKTIMLVCAAGMSTSLLVSKMQKAAAAQGLDAEIFAVSASEADAHLAKKKIDVLMLGPQVKYMKKQFEDKVAGTDTKMDVINMQDYGMMNGEKVLKTALTLMGE